In one window of Halomarina pelagica DNA:
- a CDS encoding DUF7344 domain-containing protein has protein sequence MGDESEQPESGGGMQRDVDDYIRTAQPPPVEVLDLQFVYEALAHPRRRYIVYSLLSSTRWTLTELATKLVAWERDIPAEDVADVERDEMYISLYHAHIPKLVELDIVEYDDGEDAEIIVADENAAQVLAALEGAGASVDAAQETHARDDHEKKITTKEGDNDG, from the coding sequence ATGGGCGATGAATCAGAGCAGCCAGAGTCCGGGGGGGGCATGCAACGCGACGTCGACGACTACATTCGGACTGCGCAACCACCGCCAGTGGAGGTACTGGACCTGCAGTTCGTCTACGAGGCGCTGGCGCATCCGCGACGACGGTACATCGTCTACTCCCTGCTTTCGAGCACGCGGTGGACGCTCACCGAGTTGGCGACGAAACTCGTCGCGTGGGAACGGGATATCCCCGCGGAGGACGTTGCCGACGTCGAGCGGGATGAGATGTACATCTCCCTCTATCACGCTCACATCCCGAAACTGGTCGAGTTGGACATCGTCGAGTACGACGACGGCGAGGACGCGGAGATAATCGTCGCGGACGAGAACGCTGCGCAGGTACTCGCAGCCCTGGAGGGTGCCGGAGCGAGCGTCGATGCCGCCCAGGAAACACACGCACGGGACGACCACGAAAAAAAAATAACTACGAAAGAAGGTGACAACGATGGATAA
- a CDS encoding HalOD1 output domain-containing protein: protein MDKERSGQSPSIDTGQEHREPTSTNWQMDAPTPGETADGGWDFVTQAHYDPAESRDLTTVIIGAIADTENVPGVEVKTPPLYEMVDVTGIENALFGRPDANRNDTDSTVEFRYNQYKVSVDADGWVTVAESSGRATTDEA from the coding sequence ATGGATAAGGAGCGATCGGGACAAAGTCCTTCGATCGATACAGGCCAGGAACATCGTGAACCCACGTCCACGAACTGGCAGATGGACGCGCCGACTCCCGGGGAGACAGCTGACGGAGGCTGGGACTTCGTAACACAGGCGCATTACGACCCGGCCGAGTCCCGGGACCTGACCACCGTCATCATCGGTGCGATCGCGGACACCGAGAACGTCCCCGGAGTCGAGGTCAAGACCCCACCGCTCTACGAGATGGTGGACGTTACGGGCATCGAGAACGCCCTGTTCGGCCGTCCGGACGCAAACAGGAACGATACGGACTCGACCGTCGAGTTCCGCTACAACCAGTACAAAGTGAGCGTCGATGCCGACGGCTGGGTAACGGTCGCCGAGTCCTCCGGAAGGGCAACGACCGACGAGGCGTGA
- a CDS encoding ZIP family metal transporter codes for MGITDTVSRAAIGRSSGVGAVAVAALVALSAAALSAGLWKVTAISWVAFAAMAGAIPLGVRAAGSVDARRLVWGYGLASGAMVASAAAFLLPQAIGLDPKIGGFGVAAGLLVGFASHTLGHRISHLDLPFDATAAQLAAHALSAGLIIGLVYGAMPELGLLLGLAIVSHKGPAGYAAARRLADGGRSPLVLLVPAAGVGLTAIPAASVGLPSAPATNAAVFGFAAGIFLHVAMDFLPRCEVGSEVTEVAQISADDHRLLDRLRTHAVASTSLGAVVVFLAWVVLR; via the coding sequence ATGGGTATCACGGACACCGTTTCTCGCGCGGCGATCGGTCGATCCTCGGGGGTCGGGGCGGTCGCCGTCGCGGCGCTCGTGGCGCTGTCTGCGGCCGCGCTCTCGGCCGGACTCTGGAAGGTGACGGCCATCAGCTGGGTCGCGTTCGCCGCGATGGCGGGGGCGATCCCGCTCGGCGTCCGCGCCGCCGGGAGCGTCGACGCCCGCCGCCTCGTCTGGGGGTACGGCCTCGCCAGCGGGGCGATGGTGGCGAGCGCCGCCGCCTTCCTGCTCCCGCAGGCGATCGGTCTCGATCCCAAGATCGGCGGGTTCGGCGTCGCCGCGGGCCTCCTCGTCGGGTTCGCGTCGCACACCCTCGGACACCGGATCTCCCACCTCGACCTCCCGTTCGACGCGACCGCGGCGCAACTGGCCGCCCACGCCCTCTCGGCGGGCCTCATCATCGGGCTCGTCTACGGCGCGATGCCGGAGCTGGGGCTCCTGCTCGGCCTCGCCATCGTCTCGCACAAGGGACCGGCCGGCTACGCCGCCGCACGGCGACTCGCGGACGGGGGGCGCTCGCCACTGGTGCTTCTGGTTCCTGCCGCGGGCGTCGGACTCACCGCGATCCCGGCGGCGAGCGTCGGCCTACCGAGCGCCCCCGCGACGAACGCCGCCGTCTTCGGCTTCGCGGCCGGGATCTTCCTCCACGTGGCGATGGACTTCCTCCCCCGCTGTGAGGTGGGCAGCGAGGTGACGGAGGTGGCCCAGATCTCCGCCGACGACCACCGCCTGCTCGACCGCCTGCGCACCCACGCCGTGGCGAGCACGTCGCTCGGCGCGGTCGTCGTCTTCCTCGCGTGGGTCGTCCTGCGCTGA
- a CDS encoding SDR family NAD(P)-dependent oxidoreductase → MDDLTAVVTGASRGIGASVARLFANEGAYVALCARDDGALASVVEGIETDGGRATGLRADVRDEFDLERLMEVAAREGDGIDLLVPCAGVYHGSPGETPLAGESYSAFDDHLRTNGRGVYAAIREAVPHLNGGARVLVPSGSVARDARPEFGSYAVSKALAEAVARQFAAELDAAVGVVDPGTVSTALAGGDGRDPDAVAAMFRWAAVDAPDEDVDGRVLDLGAWRRATR, encoded by the coding sequence ATGGACGACCTGACGGCGGTGGTGACCGGCGCGAGCCGGGGGATCGGAGCGAGCGTCGCCCGCCTGTTCGCGAACGAGGGGGCGTACGTCGCGCTGTGCGCGAGAGACGACGGCGCGCTGGCGTCGGTCGTCGAGGGGATCGAGACCGACGGGGGGCGCGCGACGGGGCTCCGTGCGGACGTCCGCGACGAGTTCGACCTCGAACGGCTGATGGAAGTCGCCGCCCGCGAGGGCGACGGGATCGACCTCCTGGTCCCCTGCGCCGGCGTCTACCACGGATCGCCCGGCGAGACGCCGCTCGCGGGGGAGTCGTACAGCGCCTTCGACGACCACCTGCGCACGAACGGCCGGGGCGTCTACGCCGCGATCCGCGAGGCCGTCCCGCACCTGAACGGCGGCGCGCGCGTGCTGGTGCCCTCCGGTTCGGTCGCCCGCGACGCGAGGCCGGAGTTCGGTTCCTACGCCGTCTCGAAGGCGCTCGCGGAGGCCGTCGCGCGACAGTTCGCCGCCGAACTGGACGCCGCGGTCGGCGTGGTCGACCCGGGAACGGTCTCGACGGCCCTCGCCGGCGGGGACGGACGCGATCCCGACGCCGTCGCGGCGATGTTCCGCTGGGCGGCGGTCGACGCCCCCGACGAGGACGTCGACGGCCGAGTCCTCGACCTCGGGGCGTGGCGACGCGCGACCCGGTGA
- a CDS encoding DoxX family protein has product MAETGSEMETETDTREGADGEKAEGERDPPSLLGRLLFGGVLAYTAIDGFRNLDGQIAYAEANGVPVPERLVPLATGLLAFGSVGVALWRVPRLATAAVVTFLAAITPTMHDFWNAPDEQRGNERNHFVKNVAMLGAAVAFLRRATGR; this is encoded by the coding sequence ATGGCGGAGACGGGGAGCGAGATGGAGACGGAGACGGACACCCGAGAGGGGGCCGACGGCGAGAAAGCGGAGGGCGAGCGTGACCCGCCGTCGCTGCTCGGTCGCCTCCTGTTCGGGGGCGTGCTCGCGTACACGGCGATCGACGGGTTTCGGAACCTGGACGGACAGATCGCCTACGCGGAGGCGAACGGCGTCCCCGTCCCCGAGCGCCTCGTCCCGCTGGCGACGGGGTTGCTGGCGTTCGGGAGCGTCGGCGTCGCGCTCTGGCGCGTCCCGAGGCTGGCGACGGCCGCCGTCGTGACGTTCCTCGCGGCGATCACGCCGACGATGCACGACTTCTGGAACGCGCCCGACGAGCAGCGGGGCAACGAGCGAAACCACTTCGTCAAGAACGTGGCGATGCTCGGCGCGGCGGTGGCGTTCCTCCGCCGCGCCACCGGGCGGTAA
- a CDS encoding phytoene desaturase family protein, which translates to MVLRRDADGTPLAGRSVVVVGGGFGGLSAACYLARDGADVTLLEKNEQVGGRASRLEAEGFRFDMGPSWYLMPDVFERFFSHFGERPADYYDLERLDPHYRIFYKDGDRIDVTDDREEMVARFESVEPGAGAALESYLETSETHYEVAMEHFVYEDRPRLRDWVDLDVLRAAPIGLQLIGTMDDYVADYFDDPKLQQIMQYTLVFLGGSPKNTPALYNMMAHVDFNMGVFYPDGGIGAVVDGIADLAAGLGVSIETDAEVVEITKRREGFHVETVDGTVHRPDFVVSDADYAHTEQDLLPEHERQYDADYWASRTYAPSAFLLYLGVEGDVSPLAHHTLVLPTDWDGHFADIFDDPAWPDDPAYYVCAPSVTDDSVAPEGHGNLFVLVPIAPGLEDTPDLREAYREFVLADLAENAGVDLRDRIVFEESFCVEDFADRYNATRGTALGLAHTLRQTALLRPPHRSAAVDGLYFAGGFTTPGVGVPMCLISGEHTASALVDDL; encoded by the coding sequence ATGGTCCTACGACGGGACGCGGACGGGACGCCCCTCGCCGGACGGTCGGTCGTCGTCGTCGGTGGCGGGTTCGGCGGCCTCTCCGCGGCCTGCTACCTCGCGCGCGACGGCGCGGACGTGACGCTGTTGGAGAAGAACGAGCAGGTCGGCGGGCGCGCCTCGCGGCTGGAGGCGGAGGGCTTTCGCTTCGACATGGGGCCGTCGTGGTACCTCATGCCCGACGTCTTCGAGCGGTTCTTCTCGCACTTCGGCGAGCGCCCCGCCGACTACTACGATCTCGAACGGCTGGACCCCCACTACCGGATCTTCTACAAGGACGGCGACCGGATCGACGTGACCGACGACCGCGAGGAGATGGTGGCGCGGTTCGAGTCGGTGGAACCCGGCGCGGGCGCGGCGCTCGAGTCCTACCTCGAGACGAGCGAGACGCACTACGAGGTGGCGATGGAGCACTTCGTCTACGAGGACCGCCCCCGCCTGCGCGACTGGGTGGACCTCGACGTGCTGCGCGCCGCGCCGATCGGCCTGCAACTGATCGGGACGATGGACGACTACGTGGCCGACTACTTCGACGATCCGAAGCTCCAGCAGATCATGCAGTACACGCTCGTGTTCCTCGGCGGGTCGCCGAAGAACACCCCGGCGCTCTACAACATGATGGCGCACGTGGACTTCAACATGGGCGTGTTCTACCCCGACGGCGGGATCGGCGCGGTCGTGGACGGCATCGCCGACCTCGCGGCGGGACTGGGCGTCTCGATCGAGACGGACGCCGAGGTGGTCGAGATCACGAAGCGCCGCGAGGGCTTCCACGTCGAGACCGTGGACGGAACGGTCCATCGCCCCGACTTCGTCGTCAGCGACGCCGACTACGCCCACACCGAGCAGGACCTCCTCCCGGAACACGAGCGCCAGTACGACGCCGACTACTGGGCGTCGCGCACCTACGCGCCGAGCGCCTTCCTGCTCTACCTGGGCGTCGAGGGCGACGTCTCCCCGCTCGCGCACCACACGCTCGTCCTCCCGACCGACTGGGACGGGCACTTCGCGGACATCTTCGACGATCCCGCCTGGCCCGACGACCCCGCGTACTACGTCTGCGCCCCGAGCGTGACCGACGACTCGGTCGCCCCCGAGGGCCACGGCAACCTGTTCGTCCTCGTCCCGATCGCCCCCGGACTGGAGGACACCCCCGACCTGCGCGAGGCGTACCGCGAGTTCGTCCTCGCGGACCTCGCGGAGAACGCCGGCGTCGACCTCCGCGACCGGATCGTCTTCGAGGAGTCGTTCTGCGTCGAGGACTTCGCCGACCGCTACAACGCGACCCGCGGTACCGCGCTGGGGCTCGCCCACACCCTCCGCCAGACGGCGCTTCTCCGCCCGCCTCACCGCTCTGCGGCCGTCGACGGCCTCTACTTCGCCGGCGGGTTCACCACGCCCGGCGTCGGCGTCCCGATGTGCCTCATCAGCGGTGAGCATACGGCGTCCGCGCTCGTAGACGACCTGTGA
- a CDS encoding prenyltransferase: MTGSDERHLRAGLDGLLPPESTRLGYLLRLSRPRFWFYLAGPVIVGVAYAAGSVPELLSPIALALFAYFLVPANVYLYGVNDVFDAEVDAHNEKKEGREVRFEGGRLVLGVVAASGLLGVALVPFLPVPALVALAAFAFLATEYSAPPLRFKTTPLLDSASNGLYVLPGVVAYAAVAGEYPPLAAVAGAWLWTMGMHTFSAIPDVEPDRAAGIRTTATVLGERRAYAYCATCWLAAAAVFGLVHPFFAAVLLAYPLLVFAIVRSGVAVDEAYWWYPTINTLVGMAITLGGLWRLLHG, translated from the coding sequence ATGACCGGAAGCGACGAGCGCCACCTGCGCGCCGGCCTCGACGGCCTCCTCCCCCCGGAGTCGACGCGCCTCGGGTACCTGCTCCGCCTGTCGCGCCCCCGGTTCTGGTTCTACCTCGCCGGCCCTGTGATCGTCGGGGTCGCCTACGCCGCCGGGAGCGTCCCGGAACTCCTCTCGCCGATCGCGCTCGCGCTGTTCGCGTACTTCCTCGTCCCGGCGAACGTCTACCTCTACGGGGTCAACGACGTCTTCGACGCCGAGGTCGACGCCCACAACGAGAAGAAGGAGGGGCGCGAGGTGCGCTTCGAGGGGGGTCGCCTCGTGCTCGGGGTCGTCGCCGCCAGCGGCCTGCTCGGAGTCGCGCTCGTCCCGTTCCTCCCGGTCCCGGCGCTCGTCGCGCTCGCCGCCTTCGCGTTCCTCGCCACGGAGTACAGCGCGCCCCCGCTGCGGTTCAAGACGACGCCCCTCCTCGACTCCGCGTCGAACGGGCTGTACGTCCTCCCCGGCGTCGTCGCCTACGCCGCCGTCGCGGGCGAGTACCCCCCGCTCGCCGCCGTCGCGGGCGCGTGGCTCTGGACCATGGGGATGCACACGTTCTCCGCGATCCCGGACGTCGAACCGGACCGCGCCGCCGGCATCCGGACGACGGCGACGGTCCTCGGGGAGCGCCGCGCGTACGCCTACTGCGCGACCTGCTGGCTCGCCGCGGCGGCCGTCTTCGGCCTCGTCCACCCGTTCTTCGCCGCGGTGCTGCTCGCCTACCCGCTCCTCGTGTTCGCCATCGTGCGCTCCGGGGTGGCGGTCGACGAGGCGTACTGGTGGTACCCGACGATCAACACGCTCGTCGGCATGGCGATCACGCTCGGCGGGCTCTGGAGGCTCCTCCATGGCTGA
- the cruF gene encoding bisanhydrobacterioruberin hydratase codes for MAEVETTPARARVETRLDDLVRGNRFVISVVFPVVGAVLLVASAESLLGPLAYNPYLILAGVVVMRLPLVAGVAPLLDRRATAALLALTLYAYGIEYLGVTTGWPYGEFEYAIDLGPMLFGAIPVGLPVFFFPLVLNSYLLCLLLLGGRADRARVRLPVVVLAVLGMDLVLDPAAVSVGFWRYAGGGAYYGVPLSNYLGWVLSATVAVAAFDLGFERAGLRHRLRECEFMLDDLVSFVLLWGPINAYFGNWVPVGVAALFGLGLLYTDRFDFDVRDSIPGLGAR; via the coding sequence ATGGCTGAGGTCGAGACGACCCCCGCCCGGGCGCGCGTCGAGACGCGCCTCGACGACCTCGTCCGCGGGAATCGGTTCGTCATCTCGGTCGTCTTCCCGGTCGTCGGCGCGGTGCTGCTGGTCGCGAGCGCGGAGTCGCTGCTCGGCCCGCTCGCCTACAACCCGTATCTCATCCTCGCGGGGGTCGTCGTGATGCGCCTCCCGCTGGTCGCGGGCGTCGCGCCCCTGCTCGACCGCCGGGCGACGGCGGCGCTCCTCGCGTTGACCCTCTACGCCTACGGCATCGAGTACCTCGGCGTGACGACCGGGTGGCCCTACGGGGAGTTCGAGTACGCGATCGACCTCGGGCCGATGCTGTTCGGGGCGATCCCGGTCGGCCTGCCCGTGTTCTTCTTCCCGCTCGTGCTCAACAGCTACCTGCTCTGTCTGCTCCTGCTCGGCGGGCGCGCGGACCGGGCGCGGGTGCGCCTCCCGGTCGTCGTCCTCGCCGTCCTCGGGATGGACCTCGTGCTCGACCCCGCCGCCGTCTCCGTCGGCTTCTGGAGGTACGCCGGCGGCGGGGCCTACTACGGCGTCCCCCTCTCGAACTACCTCGGCTGGGTCCTCTCGGCCACGGTCGCCGTCGCCGCCTTCGACCTCGGCTTCGAGCGCGCGGGCCTCCGCCACCGCTTGCGGGAGTGCGAGTTCATGCTCGACGACCTCGTGAGCTTCGTCCTCCTGTGGGGACCGATCAACGCCTACTTCGGCAACTGGGTGCCCGTCGGCGTCGCCGCGCTGTTCGGCCTCGGACTGCTCTACACCGACCGCTTCGACTTCGACGTTCGCGACTCGATTCCGGGGCTCGGCGCGCGGTGA
- a CDS encoding CBS domain-containing protein, which translates to MLRARDLMTTDVETVSPDDEVSEVLSRLAKVDFNGFPVVEGDRLVGIVTQGDLVRLFQTEDRVLWIPIGLPPFTETLTYAVNVSWDDLDLGIDLAKNASRPIREVMTADVVTVEPDDDVDRLLDLLSGEINRLPVVERPGRDPAADRTDAGETGRLVGIVTREDVIRALRDERAGMAEGREQAD; encoded by the coding sequence ATGCTCCGCGCTCGTGACCTGATGACGACCGACGTCGAGACCGTCTCGCCCGACGACGAGGTGAGCGAGGTGCTCTCGCGGCTCGCGAAGGTCGACTTCAACGGCTTTCCCGTCGTCGAGGGGGACCGCCTGGTCGGCATCGTGACGCAGGGGGACCTCGTTCGGCTCTTCCAGACGGAAGACCGCGTCCTCTGGATCCCGATCGGCCTCCCGCCGTTCACCGAGACGCTCACCTACGCGGTGAACGTGTCGTGGGACGACCTCGACCTGGGGATCGACCTCGCGAAGAACGCGAGCAGGCCGATCCGGGAGGTGATGACGGCGGACGTGGTGACGGTCGAACCGGACGACGACGTCGACCGACTGCTCGACCTGCTGTCCGGCGAGATCAACCGCCTGCCGGTCGTGGAGCGGCCGGGTCGGGACCCCGCCGCGGATCGGACGGACGCCGGCGAGACCGGTCGGCTGGTCGGCATCGTCACGCGGGAGGACGTCATCCGGGCGCTCCGGGACGAACGGGCGGGGATGGCGGAGGGGAGGGAGCAGGCGGACTGA
- a CDS encoding phytoene/squalene synthase family protein — protein MVDNSQLARSKSIHRQTGPTFYFATRVLPARVRRATYVLYAFFRIADEVVDDGDARRSSAEQRERLRSIRDQALGRAPADDPVLAAFSELREEVGIADEEVEVFVESMLADVEKDRYETDDELEAYMRGSAAAVGEMMTTVMDPDQPDEARPHARTLGVAFQLTNILRDVREDVVDRGRIYLPRETLAEYGVDDEQIARLEVDAAFRESIRGELRRTERRYREGVAGIRLLPRDCQFAVLLAAVLYAEHHRLIRERDYDVLSATPELTTARKTWLTLKTRAYWAFSKDPEAVFAKVSAIPVTNDRHAEPGAGEAHPVR, from the coding sequence ATGGTTGATAACTCGCAGCTCGCCAGGAGCAAGTCGATCCACCGGCAGACGGGGCCGACGTTCTACTTCGCGACGCGCGTGCTCCCGGCGCGCGTCAGGCGAGCCACGTACGTCCTCTACGCCTTCTTCCGCATCGCGGACGAGGTGGTCGACGACGGGGACGCCCGCCGTTCGTCCGCCGAACAGCGCGAACGCTTGCGCTCCATCCGCGACCAGGCACTCGGCCGCGCGCCGGCCGACGATCCGGTGCTGGCCGCGTTCAGCGAACTCCGCGAGGAGGTGGGCATCGCCGACGAGGAGGTCGAGGTGTTCGTCGAGTCGATGCTCGCCGACGTCGAGAAGGACCGGTACGAGACGGACGACGAACTGGAGGCGTACATGCGAGGGTCGGCCGCCGCCGTCGGCGAGATGATGACGACCGTGATGGATCCGGACCAGCCCGACGAGGCGCGTCCGCACGCGCGGACGCTCGGCGTGGCGTTCCAGCTCACCAACATCCTCCGCGACGTTCGGGAGGACGTCGTCGACCGCGGGCGCATCTACCTCCCCCGGGAGACGCTCGCCGAGTACGGCGTCGACGACGAGCAGATCGCGCGCCTCGAGGTCGACGCGGCGTTCCGGGAGTCGATCCGCGGGGAACTCAGGCGCACCGAGCGCCGGTATCGAGAGGGCGTCGCGGGCATCCGCCTTCTCCCCCGCGACTGCCAGTTCGCCGTCCTGCTGGCTGCGGTCCTCTACGCGGAGCACCACCGCCTCATCCGCGAGCGCGACTACGACGTGCTCTCCGCGACGCCCGAACTGACCACCGCCCGGAAGACCTGGCTCACGCTCAAGACACGCGCGTACTGGGCGTTCTCGAAGGACCCCGAGGCTGTCTTCGCGAAGGTGAGCGCGATCCCCGTGACCAACGACCGCCACGCGGAACCCGGTGCGGGCGAGGCCCACCCCGTGCGCTGA
- a CDS encoding universal stress protein, giving the protein MARFVVGTNGVSTSDRLIAYLDGRVATDDEVYVINSQKGGDATSGDDVRDGTEALARFEERLDCSVATHQFVRGNSPAEDLLAAAEEYDADELVIGIRKRNPTGKIIFGSTAQDLLLSTERPVVAVPLTHGQ; this is encoded by the coding sequence ATGGCACGATTCGTTGTCGGAACGAACGGCGTCTCCACGAGCGATCGCCTGATCGCGTACCTCGACGGGCGGGTCGCGACGGACGACGAGGTGTACGTGATCAACTCGCAGAAGGGGGGCGACGCCACCAGCGGCGACGACGTCCGCGACGGGACCGAGGCGCTCGCGCGCTTCGAGGAGCGCCTCGACTGCTCGGTCGCGACCCACCAGTTCGTCCGCGGGAACAGCCCCGCCGAGGACCTGCTCGCAGCGGCCGAGGAGTACGACGCGGACGAACTCGTCATCGGCATCCGCAAGCGCAACCCCACCGGGAAGATCATCTTCGGGAGCACCGCGCAGGACCTCCTGCTGAGCACGGAGCGCCCGGTCGTCGCCGTCCCGCTGACCCACGGCCAGTAG
- a CDS encoding TIGR00300 family protein translates to MTVARVVELEGHIIDSGMMGAAFGIVMDMGGSFEVDEFEIGRSKTEESYARLTVFADTEADLQPIVHELHGIGANPADPKDATLTPAPADRVVPKGFYSTTNHPTDVRYEGEWLPVERIEMDCAVVVDPEAEGGPRAYTKVLNAIEAGDLVVTAEAGVRVRPPERPRGGGSPFGFMQGGVSAERPSESTIAKIAESIREVKEEDGTVLAVCGPALIHSGAREALAQLVSEGYVDMLSAGNGFAVHDLEHDLYGTSLGMDTETLDHPRKGHKHHIYTISEIIRVGSIREAVESGLVESGVMYECVRNDVPFVLAGSIRDDGPLPDTITDAIEAQNAIREQAHEADMVLLLSTLLHSVAVGNCLPSTTRVVCVDINPSTVTQLLDRGSAQAVGMVTDIGTFVPILAEHVIYGGEEG, encoded by the coding sequence ATGACAGTCGCTCGCGTGGTCGAACTGGAGGGGCACATCATCGACTCGGGGATGATGGGTGCCGCCTTCGGGATCGTCATGGACATGGGCGGGTCGTTCGAGGTCGACGAGTTCGAGATCGGTCGCTCGAAGACCGAGGAGTCCTACGCGCGGCTCACCGTCTTCGCGGACACCGAGGCCGACCTCCAGCCGATCGTCCACGAACTCCACGGGATCGGCGCGAACCCGGCCGATCCGAAGGACGCCACGCTCACGCCCGCGCCGGCAGACCGGGTCGTCCCGAAGGGCTTCTACTCGACGACGAACCACCCGACCGACGTCCGCTACGAGGGCGAGTGGCTCCCCGTCGAGCGGATCGAGATGGACTGCGCGGTCGTGGTCGACCCCGAGGCCGAGGGGGGACCCCGGGCGTACACGAAGGTGCTCAACGCGATCGAGGCGGGCGACCTCGTGGTGACCGCGGAGGCGGGCGTCCGCGTCCGGCCGCCCGAGCGCCCCCGGGGCGGAGGGAGCCCGTTCGGGTTCATGCAGGGGGGCGTCTCCGCCGAGCGCCCCTCCGAGTCCACGATCGCGAAGATCGCCGAGTCCATCCGCGAGGTCAAGGAGGAGGACGGGACGGTGCTCGCCGTCTGCGGGCCCGCGCTCATCCACTCCGGCGCGCGGGAGGCGCTCGCGCAACTCGTGAGCGAGGGGTACGTCGACATGCTCTCTGCGGGTAACGGCTTCGCCGTCCACGACCTCGAACACGACCTCTACGGCACCTCGCTCGGGATGGACACGGAGACGCTCGACCACCCGCGGAAGGGCCACAAGCACCACATCTACACCATCAGCGAGATCATCCGGGTGGGATCGATCCGCGAGGCGGTGGAGTCGGGACTCGTCGAGTCGGGCGTGATGTACGAGTGCGTGAGAAACGACGTCCCCTTCGTCCTCGCGGGGTCGATCCGGGACGACGGCCCGCTGCCGGACACCATCACGGACGCGATCGAGGCGCAGAACGCCATCCGCGAGCAGGCCCACGAGGCCGACATGGTGCTGTTGCTCTCGACGTTGCTCCACTCCGTGGCGGTCGGCAACTGCCTCCCCTCGACGACGCGCGTGGTCTGCGTCGACATCAACCCCTCGACGGTGACGCAGTTGCTCGACCGGGGGAGCGCGCAGGCCGTCGGGATGGTGACCGACATCGGGACGTTCGTCCCGATACTCGCCGAGCACGTCATCTACGGCGGCGAGGAGGGGTAA
- a CDS encoding DsbA family protein translates to MEHRRAFLASVGLAASGALAGCLGRGGGRSETDLDAHPAAAGATDEPRLGPPLDEARGVIVAFEDPSCTTCRRFERTTFPRIESDLVGSGEVAFVYRLFPIVFPWGKPAAQALEATYDRSAEAFWALKAHYYAEQDAFGSGNVLDRTEAFLARETDVDAAGVVADAREERFDDRVQEDVRAAEEAGASATPTFYLFRDGAFLTRAVGAKDYAVFERALGG, encoded by the coding sequence ATGGAACACAGACGCGCGTTCCTCGCGAGTGTCGGCCTCGCCGCGAGCGGCGCGCTCGCCGGGTGTCTCGGACGGGGAGGCGGTCGCTCGGAGACTGACCTCGACGCGCACCCCGCGGCGGCGGGCGCGACCGACGAACCGCGGCTCGGCCCGCCGCTCGACGAGGCGCGCGGGGTCATCGTCGCGTTCGAGGACCCCTCGTGCACGACCTGCCGTCGCTTCGAGCGGACGACCTTCCCGCGGATCGAGTCCGACCTCGTCGGGTCGGGCGAGGTCGCGTTCGTCTACCGGCTCTTCCCGATCGTCTTCCCGTGGGGGAAGCCCGCCGCGCAGGCGCTGGAGGCCACCTACGACCGGAGTGCCGAGGCGTTCTGGGCGCTCAAGGCGCACTACTACGCGGAGCAGGACGCCTTCGGCTCCGGTAACGTCCTCGATCGGACCGAGGCGTTCCTCGCGAGGGAGACCGACGTGGACGCGGCGGGTGTCGTCGCGGACGCGCGCGAGGAGCGCTTCGACGATCGGGTACAAGAGGACGTGCGCGCCGCCGAGGAGGCGGGCGCGAGCGCGACGCCGACGTTCTACCTCTTTCGCGACGGGGCGTTCCTGACGCGGGCGGTGGGCGCGAAGGACTACGCGGTGTTCGAGCGCGCGCTCGGTGGGTGA